A single genomic interval of Aegicerativicinus sediminis harbors:
- a CDS encoding DUF6249 domain-containing protein — protein MGSEVIIMPIMMAVFFGIVYLYFSTRHKERLALIEKGVDASIFMEGKKHTAPIWKVLILNLALLAMGIGLGIFLAGILHYNLGVQNNIAFPGTIFFMSGLGLIIGFFLTKNIDKE, from the coding sequence ATGGGATCAGAAGTTATTATTATGCCAATTATGATGGCAGTATTTTTCGGAATCGTTTATCTCTATTTTTCAACTAGACACAAAGAAAGATTGGCTCTTATAGAAAAAGGAGTTGATGCAAGTATTTTTATGGAAGGTAAAAAGCATACTGCACCAATATGGAAAGTATTGATTTTAAATCTTGCGCTTTTAGCAATGGGTATTGGTTTAGGAATTTTCTTGGCAGGAATCCTTCATTATAATTTAGGAGTTCAAAATAATATTGCATTTCCCGGAACAATATTCTTCATGTCAGGTCTTGGTCTAATAATTGGCTTTTTCTTAACCAAGAATATAGACAAGGAATAA
- the idi gene encoding isopentenyl-diphosphate Delta-isomerase: protein MKEELVILVNEQDEKIGLMPKMEAHEKGLLHRAFSVFVFNNKGQLLLQQRAKTKYHSPGLWTNTCCSHQRDGETNVEAGKRRLMEEMGFTTELTDSQSFIYKAPFDNGLTEHEYDHILTGMYNDEPAINPEEVESWKWMSLHDVKQDMNLNPEIYTVWFKIIFDKFYEAINIE, encoded by the coding sequence ATGAAGGAAGAACTAGTTATTCTCGTTAATGAACAAGACGAAAAGATAGGATTAATGCCTAAAATGGAGGCTCATGAGAAAGGCCTTTTGCATAGGGCGTTTTCGGTTTTTGTTTTTAACAATAAGGGCCAATTGTTATTACAACAACGGGCCAAAACCAAATACCATTCTCCTGGATTGTGGACAAATACATGTTGTAGCCATCAGAGAGACGGTGAAACCAATGTAGAAGCAGGAAAAAGACGTCTAATGGAAGAAATGGGATTTACTACTGAGCTTACCGATTCCCAATCTTTTATTTATAAAGCACCCTTTGATAATGGCTTAACAGAACATGAATATGACCACATCCTAACGGGAATGTATAATGATGAACCTGCCATTAACCCAGAAGAAGTCGAGTCGTGGAAATGGATGTCTTTGCACGATGTTAAACAAGACATGAACCTGAATCCCGAAATATATACAGTTTGGTTTAAAATCATTTTTGATAAGTTTTACGAGGCGATAAATATCGAATAA
- a CDS encoding DoxX family protein, which translates to MNSLPWHLVVMASMYIFAGAMHFIKPKVYLRIMPRYLPNHRLLVYLSGFVEIALGLALLVTELRNIAIIGIIAMLTIFLLVHFYMLKGEKEGVGIPKWILILRLPLQFFLMYWAWFYKNF; encoded by the coding sequence ATGAATAGTCTACCTTGGCATCTAGTTGTAATGGCAAGCATGTATATTTTTGCTGGAGCGATGCATTTTATCAAACCAAAAGTATATCTACGGATTATGCCCAGATATCTACCGAACCATAGATTATTAGTGTATTTAAGCGGGTTTGTTGAAATAGCTCTTGGTTTGGCTCTATTGGTGACTGAGCTCAGGAATATTGCGATAATTGGAATAATTGCGATGTTAACGATATTTTTATTAGTACACTTCTACATGTTAAAGGGCGAAAAAGAAGGGGTTGGAATACCAAAATGGATATTAATACTAAGATTACCACTACAGTTTTTCCTTATGTACTGGGCATGGTTTTATAAAAATTTCTAA
- a CDS encoding DUF4369 domain-containing protein, which yields MKQVVAAVALLILFGCKEETNFTLEGQIKGLKKGVVYLERFQDSTYNVIDSVVINGNENFTIKTQLEEPEVLFLRLDKNSKEDDLVSFFADEGITKVSSTLKNFYFDASIEGTKQQQLLEDYLKMMGKFNDENLDLIKSSIQNNNNSDSINKIDYQSKFDQLIRRKYLYTINFAVNNRGSEVAPYLAVYEIPDANIKLLDTIYNSLPEKIKTSKYGKELETVLKQRKNDSL from the coding sequence ATGAAACAAGTTGTAGCTGCCGTTGCATTACTTATATTGTTCGGTTGTAAAGAGGAGACCAATTTTACCCTAGAAGGCCAAATTAAAGGTCTAAAAAAAGGAGTAGTTTATTTGGAACGCTTTCAAGATAGCACCTATAATGTTATTGACTCGGTTGTTATAAATGGAAATGAAAATTTTACGATTAAAACTCAACTTGAAGAGCCTGAGGTTTTGTTTTTACGTTTAGACAAAAATTCAAAGGAGGATGATTTGGTATCATTTTTTGCTGACGAGGGCATTACCAAAGTTTCAAGCACATTAAAAAACTTTTATTTTGATGCTTCGATTGAAGGCACAAAACAACAACAACTGTTAGAGGATTATTTAAAAATGATGGGCAAATTCAATGATGAAAATTTGGACCTCATTAAATCGTCCATTCAAAATAATAACAACTCTGACTCAATAAATAAGATTGACTATCAATCAAAATTTGACCAACTTATCAGGAGAAAATATCTGTATACTATAAATTTTGCTGTAAACAATAGAGGAAGTGAGGTTGCTCCATATTTGGCGGTTTATGAAATACCCGATGCCAATATTAAGCTTCTGGACACTATTTATAATTCTCTTCCAGAGAAAATTAAAACCTCTAAATATGGTAAGGAACTCGAAACTGTTCTAAAACAGCGAAAAAACGATTCCTTATAA
- a CDS encoding porin family protein → MNKFILLIVLCVCTSFISYSQEFTVGVKGGVNYSYIGDVLSFGGSYQQGAPNITYTPDNEIGTQFGGFINVEFGKFFIRPELLFTKFKNSYDFPFNRSYWNSKRIDIPIMFGYEVFKPISIYAGPIINSTSDMTIDGVQQPITFDKRDINIGAGILVDFGRFGFDVRYEISTTEEPRQRTDFNYNSAGSPGYGVNVADMMPYKLGVISISAHINIFSTDKDRIGSFFGGLFRGDKCYCPYD, encoded by the coding sequence ATGAATAAGTTTATACTACTTATAGTTTTGTGCGTATGCACATCCTTCATTTCTTATTCTCAAGAATTTACGGTCGGCGTTAAAGGAGGAGTCAATTATTCTTACATTGGCGACGTTTTGTCATTTGGAGGTTCGTACCAACAAGGTGCACCAAATATTACATATACACCAGACAATGAAATTGGAACGCAATTTGGGGGTTTTATAAATGTTGAATTTGGAAAATTTTTTATAAGACCTGAATTATTGTTCACCAAATTTAAGAATAGTTATGACTTTCCATTTAATAGATCTTATTGGAATAGTAAACGAATAGATATACCCATTATGTTTGGATATGAAGTATTCAAACCTATTTCCATCTACGCAGGACCAATTATAAATTCAACGTCTGATATGACCATTGATGGTGTTCAACAGCCAATAACTTTTGATAAACGCGATATAAACATTGGCGCTGGGATATTGGTGGATTTCGGAAGGTTCGGATTTGATGTTAGATATGAAATTAGTACAACGGAAGAGCCTCGACAAAGAACTGATTTTAATTATAACAGTGCTGGTTCACCGGGTTATGGTGTTAATGTGGCGGATATGATGCCTTACAAATTAGGGGTAATTTCTATTAGTGCCCACATTAATATTTTCTCCACTGATAAAGACAGAATAGGAAGTTTCTTTGGAGGATTATTCCGGGGGGATAAGTGTTACTGTCCATACGATTAA
- a CDS encoding alpha/beta hydrolase, whose translation MKLNPFIILLLFHCFVWSQNPKIIEEDLTINENIDGTLLIPNTNTKVPLAIIIPGSGPTDRNGNQNFLKNNSLKKLAEALTASDIATFRFDKRIVKQIHRGNVDSNIKFEDFVIDVKSIIKYFAKNPAFTKIILIGHSQGSLVALLADNDEVDGIISISGAGQSIDKVLLEQISKMAPGLSDEAEATLKILKSGQTTTNFPQPLQSVFNYDLQPFMISWIKYDPVKEITNIDKPILVINGTKDLQVSISEAKLLDEAAPNSQIKIIEGMNHIMFTIDGDDLVNSKSYNESSHAINQELIELIQKFIFSK comes from the coding sequence ATGAAATTAAATCCCTTTATTATTCTTTTATTATTTCACTGTTTTGTTTGGAGTCAAAATCCAAAAATTATAGAAGAAGATTTAACTATCAACGAAAATATCGACGGAACTCTGTTAATACCTAATACAAACACCAAAGTTCCATTAGCAATCATTATTCCAGGGTCTGGACCGACTGACCGAAATGGAAACCAAAATTTCTTAAAAAACAACTCCCTTAAAAAATTAGCCGAGGCCCTTACCGCCAGTGACATTGCAACCTTTAGATTCGATAAAAGAATCGTAAAACAAATCCATCGCGGCAATGTTGATAGTAATATTAAGTTTGAGGATTTTGTTATCGACGTCAAGTCAATAATAAAATACTTTGCCAAGAACCCTGCATTTACAAAAATTATTCTAATTGGTCATAGTCAGGGTAGTCTTGTAGCCCTATTAGCCGACAACGATGAAGTTGATGGAATAATCTCCATCTCAGGAGCTGGCCAAAGCATCGATAAGGTTTTGTTAGAACAAATTAGCAAAATGGCTCCTGGGTTGTCAGATGAGGCTGAGGCAACCTTAAAAATCTTGAAGAGTGGGCAAACAACAACCAACTTTCCTCAACCCTTACAGTCTGTTTTCAATTATGATTTACAACCGTTTATGATCAGTTGGATAAAGTATGATCCCGTTAAAGAAATAACAAACATCGATAAACCAATTCTTGTAATAAATGGAACAAAAGATCTTCAAGTAAGCATATCTGAAGCAAAGTTGCTAGATGAAGCCGCTCCAAATTCCCAGATAAAAATTATCGAAGGAATGAACCATATCATGTTCACCATTGATGGTGATGACTTGGTAAATTCAAAATCCTATAATGAATCTTCACACGCTATTAACCAAGAATTAATTGAACTTATTCAGAAGTTCATCTTTTCCAAATAG
- a CDS encoding RNA polymerase sigma factor — protein sequence MANHNETLLIEGLRQQKSSAYTELIEAYQHMVFTLCLKVLGNREEAEEVAQDAFIKAIASIDKFKGESKLSTWLYKIVYRKCLDRLKQLKRKPWSLGIDKATEKYFVADNEGGMTGFEKSEHSQLIKECINQLPADEALLVTLFYYEESSLSEIAEVLGITENNAKVKLYRCRSKLASVIKENVEPAILESYGI from the coding sequence ATGGCTAACCACAACGAAACCTTATTAATTGAAGGACTGAGGCAACAAAAGTCTTCTGCTTATACGGAACTGATAGAAGCATATCAGCATATGGTATTTACATTGTGCTTGAAAGTATTGGGTAATCGAGAAGAGGCGGAAGAAGTGGCACAAGATGCATTTATAAAAGCAATTGCTTCTATAGACAAATTTAAAGGTGAGTCTAAGTTATCAACTTGGTTATATAAAATAGTTTATAGAAAATGCCTTGATCGTTTGAAGCAACTTAAGAGAAAACCTTGGTCTCTTGGAATTGACAAGGCCACTGAGAAGTATTTTGTTGCGGATAATGAGGGCGGAATGACAGGATTTGAAAAAAGTGAGCATAGTCAATTGATAAAGGAATGCATTAACCAATTGCCTGCAGATGAAGCCCTTTTAGTAACCTTATTTTACTATGAAGAATCGTCCCTTTCTGAAATTGCAGAGGTTCTAGGGATAACTGAAAATAATGCTAAAGTAAAATTATATAGGTGCCGTTCTAAACTGGCATCGGTAATTAAAGAAAATGTTGAACCTGCAATTCTTGAATCGTATGGAATCTAA
- a CDS encoding carboxypeptidase-like regulatory domain-containing protein, whose translation MPQLFNNSRVSSFLNLTLTFLIANLAFAQTVVLDSVTKQPVSYATISFGNGQGIFADDKGKFIFTKKLYPDVDSLFVTALGFKDLSIATENLPETLLLVSAPDELETVELFFRADQKFDEETTKPITDNDYFNCWLPTIESEIAVYFPKKNEEKTRISKVIFPITPESKDWDKRKRSNSEKHSFSTLFKIKFYENEGEKPGKPLSYDTYVVRTTEKDGDQFTLDISDRPLLIPEDGVYISIQVLGYTDKDGNLLPNKKYKEIKTGGTVVKIPTNFRPLLPFTDKWSANRTFIKRVFISNSEWTSFQPGTGIQSSLLKKGLNNYGIGVTYRIYE comes from the coding sequence ATGCCCCAACTTTTCAATAATTCAAGAGTTTCATCCTTTTTAAATTTAACATTAACCTTTTTAATTGCGAACCTAGCTTTTGCACAGACCGTAGTTTTAGACAGTGTAACCAAGCAACCTGTTTCTTATGCCACAATTTCCTTTGGCAACGGGCAAGGTATATTTGCTGATGATAAAGGCAAATTTATATTCACCAAAAAACTTTATCCAGACGTAGATTCGCTATTCGTTACTGCCTTGGGGTTTAAAGATTTAAGCATTGCAACAGAAAATTTACCGGAAACCTTATTGCTAGTTTCAGCTCCAGACGAATTAGAAACGGTAGAACTTTTTTTTAGAGCAGATCAAAAGTTTGATGAAGAAACTACGAAACCTATTACAGATAATGATTATTTTAACTGTTGGTTACCTACAATAGAATCCGAAATTGCCGTTTATTTTCCAAAGAAGAATGAAGAAAAAACCAGAATTTCGAAAGTAATTTTTCCCATTACTCCCGAATCCAAAGATTGGGATAAAAGAAAACGATCAAATTCTGAAAAACATTCCTTCTCCACACTTTTTAAGATAAAATTCTACGAAAATGAAGGTGAAAAACCCGGAAAACCTCTTAGCTATGATACCTATGTTGTTAGAACCACAGAAAAAGACGGCGACCAATTTACCTTAGACATTTCAGATCGACCTTTACTAATTCCAGAGGATGGAGTATATATTTCTATTCAAGTGTTAGGTTATACAGATAAGGACGGCAATCTACTTCCAAACAAAAAATACAAGGAAATAAAAACTGGAGGTACGGTGGTTAAAATTCCAACCAATTTTAGACCATTATTGCCATTTACAGACAAATGGTCTGCCAATAGAACATTCATTAAACGCGTATTTATTAGTAATTCAGAATGGACCTCTTTTCAACCAGGGACTGGCATACAATCAAGTCTCTTAAAAAAAGGGCTTAATAATTATGGGATTGGCGTAACCTATCGAATTTATGAATAG
- a CDS encoding TonB-dependent receptor, which produces MKPNDFYSRFLLFHISLFTQLLTAQMVVSGTVSSAGGSPVEGANVYLDGTYDGTSSDVNGKFEFSTGESGNQTLVISFISFETFKLIEEVEKMIDLRIELKEDIGALDAVVISAGTFEAGDNSKVSVLKPLDVVTTASALGDFVGALQTLPGTSTVAEDGRLFVRGGEAGESQIFIDGIRVFTPYTASPNNVPSRGRYSPFLFDGITFSTGGYSAEYGQALSSVLLLKTIDEPTQEKTDISVMSVGLGLGNTQIWDKNSLSVNASYFNLSPYNAIFPDRNDWEKPFEVMAAESVFRRKFNNGLLKIYGAFDATNFELTQEDINYEDGLHFKLKNNNFYSNFSYEGRIGDSWKLFSGGSFTRAFNDLIISDQLVENIDNSLHLKLKLKKRFNKHIKLNFGAEYFYSDFKETYAADNITDISYGYNNPLGALFAETDVIFIKKLAAKVGVRAEYGSFLEEFTLSPRISFAYKTSKNGQLSLAYGKFYQQPFQDVIKFSDKMESPRTDHYILNYQFSYNNRIFRAEVYRKNYHDLITYSDDLPNFDSDFGNDGKGYAQGIDFFWRDNQSLKNIDYWVSYSYLDTERLYLNYPYSATPPVVNKHNISVVGKYWIENWRSQVGFSYNYGSGRSYTNPNKPGILQEKTKPYNSLSFNWAYLLSQQKILYFSISNALGFKNVNGYQYADRPDNGIFDRRTLRPAADQFFFIGFFWTLSDDGRDNQLDNL; this is translated from the coding sequence ATGAAACCTAATGATTTCTATTCCCGGTTTTTACTGTTTCACATTTCCCTTTTTACCCAGCTTTTGACGGCGCAAATGGTGGTGAGCGGAACCGTTTCTTCTGCAGGTGGAAGTCCGGTGGAGGGAGCTAATGTCTATTTAGATGGAACTTATGACGGAACTTCCTCAGATGTTAATGGCAAATTCGAGTTTTCCACTGGGGAGTCTGGTAATCAAACTCTAGTCATTTCCTTTATATCCTTTGAGACATTTAAGCTTATCGAGGAGGTTGAAAAAATGATCGATTTAAGAATTGAACTAAAGGAGGACATTGGTGCTTTGGATGCTGTAGTAATTTCAGCAGGTACTTTCGAGGCAGGAGATAATAGTAAAGTTTCTGTATTAAAACCATTGGATGTTGTTACTACGGCTAGTGCACTTGGTGATTTTGTTGGAGCGTTACAGACATTGCCAGGAACCTCCACTGTGGCTGAAGACGGAAGGCTGTTTGTGAGGGGAGGAGAAGCTGGAGAATCCCAAATTTTCATTGATGGCATTAGAGTTTTTACACCCTATACTGCCTCTCCTAATAATGTGCCAAGCCGTGGTAGGTATAGCCCATTTTTGTTTGATGGAATAACTTTTTCAACAGGAGGATATTCTGCTGAATATGGGCAAGCGCTATCTTCAGTTTTACTTTTGAAAACAATAGATGAACCTACACAAGAGAAAACCGATATTTCAGTAATGTCTGTTGGGCTAGGATTGGGAAATACTCAAATTTGGGACAAAAATTCACTTAGTGTAAATGCAAGTTATTTCAACCTTTCACCATATAATGCCATATTTCCAGATCGTAATGATTGGGAAAAGCCATTTGAGGTAATGGCGGCCGAGTCAGTATTTAGAAGAAAATTCAATAATGGCTTATTGAAAATCTATGGTGCTTTTGACGCTACTAATTTTGAATTAACCCAGGAGGATATCAATTATGAAGATGGTCTTCATTTCAAATTGAAAAACAATAATTTTTATTCCAACTTCAGTTATGAGGGTAGGATAGGGGATAGCTGGAAACTTTTTAGTGGAGGTAGTTTCACTAGAGCATTTAATGATCTGATTATTTCCGATCAATTAGTTGAAAACATTGATAACTCCCTTCATCTTAAATTGAAATTAAAAAAGAGGTTTAATAAACACATTAAATTGAATTTTGGAGCAGAATATTTTTATTCAGATTTCAAGGAAACCTATGCTGCTGATAATATTACTGATATATCGTATGGGTATAATAATCCATTAGGAGCATTATTTGCTGAGACAGATGTCATTTTTATTAAGAAGTTGGCCGCGAAGGTGGGTGTCAGGGCAGAATATGGTTCTTTTTTAGAGGAATTTACTCTTTCTCCTAGAATTTCATTTGCTTATAAAACTTCGAAGAATGGGCAACTTTCATTGGCATATGGGAAGTTCTATCAACAACCGTTTCAAGATGTTATTAAATTTAGTGATAAGATGGAATCCCCTAGGACGGATCATTATATTCTAAACTATCAATTCAGTTATAATAACAGAATTTTTAGGGCTGAAGTTTATAGAAAGAATTATCATGATTTGATAACCTACTCAGATGATCTTCCAAATTTTGATTCTGATTTTGGGAATGACGGTAAAGGTTATGCACAAGGGATTGATTTCTTCTGGAGGGATAATCAAAGTCTAAAGAATATAGATTACTGGGTGAGTTATTCTTATTTAGATACAGAACGACTTTATCTAAATTATCCCTATTCTGCCACTCCACCGGTGGTTAACAAACACAATATTTCGGTGGTGGGTAAATACTGGATTGAAAATTGGCGTAGTCAAGTTGGATTTAGTTACAATTATGGCAGTGGTAGAAGTTACACCAATCCCAACAAGCCAGGGATTCTGCAAGAAAAAACCAAACCTTATAATAGTTTAAGTTTCAATTGGGCCTATCTGCTTTCTCAACAAAAAATTCTTTACTTCTCTATAAGCAATGCCTTAGGGTTTAAAAATGTGAATGGTTATCAATATGCGGATAGACCTGATAATGGAATTTTTGATAGGAGGACTTTAAGACCGGCCGCTGATCAATTTTTCTTTATAGGATTCTTTTGGACACTTAGTGATGACGGCCGTGATAATCAATTAGATAATTTATAG
- a CDS encoding 6-pyruvoyl trahydropterin synthase family protein, whose protein sequence is MDNKVTVSRKAHFNAAHRLFKPEWSDEKNLEVFGKCSNPKYHGHNYDLVVSVTGTVDSETGFVLNLKKLKDIIYREIEEAFDHKNLNLETEEFKSLNPTTENIAIVIYNRLRPHIKADQELEIILYETERNFVKYSG, encoded by the coding sequence ATGGATAACAAAGTAACAGTTTCTCGAAAGGCACATTTTAATGCTGCTCATAGGTTATTTAAACCAGAATGGAGTGATGAAAAGAATTTAGAAGTTTTTGGGAAGTGTAGTAACCCAAAATATCATGGTCATAATTATGATTTGGTTGTTAGTGTAACTGGAACTGTGGATTCTGAAACAGGATTTGTTTTAAATCTCAAAAAATTGAAGGATATAATTTATAGAGAAATTGAAGAGGCTTTCGACCATAAAAATCTAAATTTAGAAACAGAGGAATTTAAATCGTTAAATCCTACAACAGAAAATATTGCGATAGTTATTTACAATAGACTTCGCCCGCATATTAAAGCGGACCAAGAATTAGAAATTATTCTTTATGAAACAGAACGTAATTTCGTGAAGTATTCAGGATAA
- a CDS encoding alpha-ketoglutarate-dependent dioxygenase AlkB family protein: MTRIKLPDAEVYYYKNFLNIGSADYYFQILFRELNWKSLPIKIFGKEFMQPRLIALYGNEGLEYTYSGTTLKTERWSLELEEIKKKIEEKIDYKFNSVLANLYRNGNDSNGWHADNEKSLGKNPVIASISLGAARTFKMKHNLMPDAKLNITLEHGSLLVMEGQTQHFYKHQIPKTKKNVSERINLTFRTLFS, translated from the coding sequence ATGACCAGAATCAAATTACCAGACGCTGAAGTTTACTACTACAAAAATTTTTTAAATATTGGTAGTGCCGATTATTATTTTCAAATATTATTTCGAGAATTAAACTGGAAATCGTTACCAATAAAGATTTTTGGCAAGGAATTTATGCAACCTAGGTTAATTGCCCTTTATGGAAACGAGGGTTTAGAATATACCTATTCAGGAACTACCTTAAAAACTGAGAGATGGTCATTAGAATTGGAGGAAATAAAAAAGAAAATTGAAGAGAAAATAGATTATAAGTTTAATTCTGTCCTTGCTAACCTTTACAGAAATGGTAACGATAGTAATGGATGGCATGCCGATAACGAAAAATCTTTAGGAAAAAATCCAGTGATAGCTTCTATAAGTTTGGGAGCTGCTAGAACTTTCAAAATGAAACATAATTTAATGCCAGATGCCAAGCTTAATATAACCTTAGAACATGGAAGTCTATTGGTAATGGAAGGACAAACACAACATTTTTACAAACATCAAATTCCCAAAACAAAAAAGAATGTATCGGAAAGAATAAATCTTACATTCAGAACGTTATTCTCATAA
- a CDS encoding M15 family metallopeptidase: MKLTKLLIYTVSTLLMLAFQDHQEFPSDFIDAKSVIKDLDVELRYYTDFNFVGDTIRGYNANRLILTKPTVVALMKVQDSLETIGLCLRVYDGYRPQEAVNHFIEWARDLDDTIQKQNFYPRTSKSVLFQEGYIASKSGHSRGSTVDLTIIKANNLEPLDMGSPYDFFGPESWVDYPHITEEQKENRKILQGVMNSFGFRSYSKEWWHFTLRNEPHPYTYFNFPIK; this comes from the coding sequence GTGAAATTAACAAAACTTCTAATATATACGGTTTCAACTTTATTGATGCTTGCATTTCAAGACCATCAGGAATTCCCTTCTGATTTTATCGATGCTAAAAGTGTTATAAAAGATTTAGATGTGGAACTGCGATATTATACGGACTTCAATTTTGTAGGCGATACTATTCGCGGGTACAATGCGAACCGTTTAATTTTGACTAAACCGACTGTTGTGGCTCTCATGAAGGTTCAAGATTCACTTGAGACTATCGGTTTGTGCCTGCGTGTTTATGATGGTTACCGACCACAAGAAGCAGTAAATCATTTTATCGAATGGGCTAGAGATTTAGATGATACCATTCAAAAGCAAAATTTTTATCCTCGTACTTCCAAGTCGGTATTGTTTCAGGAAGGTTATATTGCTTCAAAATCTGGTCATAGTAGAGGTAGTACTGTAGATTTAACGATTATTAAAGCAAACAATTTAGAGCCGCTCGATATGGGTAGTCCGTATGATTTCTTTGGTCCTGAGTCTTGGGTAGATTACCCCCATATAACTGAAGAACAAAAAGAAAATCGTAAAATTTTACAAGGAGTTATGAATTCATTTGGTTTTAGGAGTTACTCCAAGGAATGGTGGCACTTCACATTACGTAATGAGCCCCATCCTTATACCTACTTCAATTTTCCTATTAAATAA
- a CDS encoding DUF819 family protein, which translates to MDSTPLISNDGIVFGLLMLALGFVFYTESLKKGFWPVFYKYVPGLLMCYLIPAIFNSVGLISADVSKTYFIASRYLLPASLVLLTISIDLKAVFNLGWKALAMFFTGTIGIIIGGPIAILLISTFSPETVGGVGFDATWRGLATLAGSWIGGGANQAAMLEIYEYNTELYGGMVLVDIVVANIWMAILLLGIGKSNKIDRWLKADNSAIEELKLKVQQFTDKIVKIPSLTDYIIILTFAFVAVGIAHFGADHIASFLNENFESVRNPRSPFSSFGSDFFWLISIATLMGIILSFTPAKNYEGAGASKIGSVFIYILVATIGMKMDLLKIFENPGLILIGLVWMAIHAGLLILVAKLIKAPYFFMAVGSQANVGGAASAPVVAAAFHPSLATVGALLAVFGYVVGTYGAILCAELMKIAAAG; encoded by the coding sequence ATGGACTCCACTCCCCTTATTAGTAACGACGGTATCGTCTTTGGCCTTTTAATGCTCGCATTAGGGTTTGTTTTTTATACTGAATCATTAAAAAAAGGATTTTGGCCAGTATTTTACAAATATGTTCCTGGGCTATTGATGTGTTATTTAATTCCAGCCATATTTAATTCGGTTGGTTTAATTTCCGCAGACGTATCTAAAACTTATTTCATTGCAAGCCGTTACTTACTGCCCGCTTCGCTAGTTTTATTAACAATAAGTATTGATTTAAAGGCGGTTTTCAATTTAGGTTGGAAAGCATTAGCAATGTTTTTTACCGGAACAATTGGAATTATTATTGGTGGCCCCATTGCAATACTTTTAATTTCAACCTTTTCACCTGAAACAGTAGGTGGGGTAGGTTTTGATGCTACATGGAGAGGGCTTGCAACATTGGCAGGCAGTTGGATAGGCGGTGGTGCCAACCAAGCCGCAATGTTAGAAATTTATGAATATAATACGGAATTGTATGGAGGCATGGTTTTGGTGGACATAGTAGTCGCAAACATCTGGATGGCCATATTATTATTAGGTATTGGCAAAAGCAATAAAATAGATCGGTGGTTGAAAGCGGATAATTCAGCTATCGAGGAATTGAAACTTAAAGTCCAACAGTTTACAGATAAAATTGTTAAGATTCCTTCCCTTACAGACTATATAATTATTCTCACTTTCGCATTTGTGGCCGTGGGTATTGCACATTTTGGTGCTGATCATATTGCAAGTTTTTTAAATGAAAATTTTGAAAGTGTTCGAAATCCAAGGAGTCCATTTTCTTCATTCGGAAGTGATTTCTTTTGGTTAATTTCAATTGCAACACTTATGGGTATAATTCTATCTTTTACTCCAGCAAAAAATTATGAGGGTGCAGGAGCAAGTAAAATTGGAAGTGTATTTATCTACATATTAGTAGCGACCATAGGTATGAAAATGGATCTTTTGAAAATATTTGAAAATCCAGGGCTTATCCTTATTGGTTTAGTTTGGATGGCTATACATGCTGGCTTATTAATCTTAGTGGCCAAATTAATTAAGGCTCCTTACTTCTTCATGGCCGTTGGAAGCCAGGCAAATGTAGGTGGAGCTGCCTCTGCCCCAGTTGTTGCTGCAGCATTTCATCCTTCACTTGCAACTGTAGGGGCACTACTGGCGGTATTTGGTTATGTGGTCGGAACTTATGGCGCAATCCTTTGCGCAGAATTGATGAAAATTGCCGCTGCAGGTTAG